One Spodoptera frugiperda isolate SF20-4 chromosome 10, AGI-APGP_CSIRO_Sfru_2.0, whole genome shotgun sequence genomic region harbors:
- the LOC126911151 gene encoding uncharacterized protein LOC126911151 isoform X1 gives MAYGKTEKSGHTETALRAISKSKKSSRADAKVARLSSAFDKLFGDKEIPRKIMRSITTGSTKRPAPPSAKHPQIFPTAEMQKELDLAYSGAMDIIVSGAMDLLGDATHCSDDEAAEVVEVHEERRERHVSNVNVVKQSHEELLSHIREVREKSERLYLDVKWSRTFAGTFKK, from the coding sequence ATGGCTTACGGCAAAACTGAAAAATCTGGCCACACGGAGACCGCACTGCGTGCAATTTCCAAGTCCAAGAAGAGTTCGAGAGCTGATGCTAAGGTTGCACGCTTATCATCAGCTTTCGATAAATTGTTTGGTGATAAGGAGATTCCGAGAAAGATCATGCGATCTATCACCACTGGTTCCACTAAGCGTCCAGCGCCCCCTAGTGCTAAACATCCGCAGATATTTCCGACTGCAGAAATGCAGAAGGAATTAGATCTAGCTTACTCGGGGGCGATGGATATCATCGTATCTGGCGCGATGGATCTCTTAGGAGATGCAACTCACTGCTCTGATGACGAAGCTGCTGAGGTGGTGGAAGTACATGAAGAGAGAAGAGAGCGTCATGTATCGAATGTGAATGTGGTGAAACAGTCTCATGAAGAACTCCTTTCTCACATAAGAGAAGTTCGCGAGAAAAGTGAAAGACTGTACCTTGACGTTAAGTGGTCAAGAACATTCGcaggtacttttaaaaaatga